One window of the Anolis sagrei isolate rAnoSag1 chromosome 5, rAnoSag1.mat, whole genome shotgun sequence genome contains the following:
- the PDE3A gene encoding cGMP-inhibited 3',5'-cyclic phosphodiesterase 3A isoform X2, translating to MKRRPLLLLKRRWESIPVTKQSSGTSITVDIAVMGEAHGLITDLLADPSLPPNVCTSLRAVSNLLNTQLTFQAIHKPRVNPLASFSENYSCSDSEECSEKGEKLKRIRKNLPPGLLRRVSSTWTTTTSATGLPTLEPAPVRRDRSASIKLHDTSSSSSDSWNNPLLMSITKSRSFSASYAMSAANHLNSKRPNRQGIPPNISPLTSPSHSPIHGTPANSPTSKTSNEQFPESTVTASKQTIKSHKVLGCTQSAPAIAEPVPPSPVICSSCGRPYNQIDPGEGTLDRSDGTAHTLNRTDDPAQATSDYETNNSDSSDIVQNDDETDCSKEQAQMDSNCRTYTPETIILHPLLPPEEKPILAPEPLIMDNLDPLMDQLNNWNFPIFDLVDKIGKKCGRILSQVSYRLFEDMGLFETFKIPVKEFMNYFHALECGYRDIPYHNRIHATDVLHAVWYLSTQSIPGLPTVINDHGSASDSDSDSGITHGHMGYVLSKTYAPADDTYGCLAGNIPALELMALYVAATMHDYDHPGRTNAFLVATSAPQAVLYNDRSVLENHHAAAAWNLFMSRSEYNFLVNLDHVEFKHFRFLVIEAILATDLKKHFDFVAKFNSKVNDDVGIDWTNENDRLLVCQMCIKLADINGPAKHKDLHLRWTEGIVNEFYEQGDEEASLGLPISPFMDRSAPQLANLQESFITHIVGPLCNSYDSAGLMPGKWVEDNDDLGDTDEPDEEDSADMDTCENPESRKKRRKIFCQITQHLLENHQMWKKVTEEEERKAGIEKQALEQPATLHPSSEQIEAIKEEEEDNKGKMKSEEDSTIPETNQ from the exons TCATCAGGCACCAGTATTACAGTTGATATTGCTGTCATGGGAGAGGCACATGGACTCATTACAGATCTTCTGGCAGATCCTTCCTTACCACCCAATGTCTGCACCTCCTTGAGAGCAGTGAGCAACCTGCTTAACACACAATTAACTTTCCAAGCTATTCATAAGCCAAGGGTGAACCCACTGGCATCCTTCAGTGAGAACTATAGCTGCTCTGACTCAGAAGAATGCTCAGAAAAGGGAGAGAAGCTAAAG CGCATCCGGAAAAATCTGCCACCAGGCCTTCTACGTCGAGTGTCATCTACTTGGACAACAACCACATCTGCCACTGGTTTACCCACTTTGGAGCCAGCACCAGTGAGAAGAGACCGTAGTGCTAGCATCAAACTTCATGATACGTCATCATCCAG CTCTGATTCTTGGAACAATCCCCTCCTGATGTCGATCACCAAAAGCAGGTCTTTTTCTGCCTCCTATGCAATGTCTGCCGCCAACCATCTGAACTCCAAAAGGCCTAACCGACAAG GCATCCCACCAAATATTTCACCTCTCACTTCCCCAAGCCATTCTCCCATCCATGGTACTCCAGCCAACAGTCCCACCAGCAAGACCTCCAAtgaacaattcccagaatcaacCGTCACTGCCTCTAAGCAGACCATCAAGTCCCACAAGGTCTTAGGGTGCACTCAGAGCGCGCCTGCAATAGCAGAGCCTGTCCCCCCCTCCCCTGTCATCTGCAGCAG CTGTGGCAGGCCATATAACCAAATAGATCCTGGGGAGGGAACATTAGACAGAAGTGATGGAACAGCACACACCTTGAACAGAACAG ATGATCCAGCCCAAGCCACCTCTGACTATGAAACAAACAACAGCGACAGCAGTGATATTGTGCAAAATGACGATGAGACAGATTGCTCTAAGGAGCAGGCACAGATGGACTCTAACTGCAGGACATATACTCCAGAGACAATCATATTGCATCCCCTGTTACCGCCTGAG GAAAAACCTATTCTCGCCCCAGAGCCTCTCATTATGGACAATTTGGACCCTCTTATGGATCAACTAAATAATTGGAATTTCCCCATCTTTGATTTGGTAGACAAGATAGGCAAGAAATGTGGCCGGATCTTAAGCCAG GTATCCTATAGGCTCTTTGAGGACATGGGGCTGTTTGAAACCTTTAAAATCCCTGTGAAAGAGTTCATGAACTACTTCCATGCTTTGGAGTGTGGATACCGAGATATACCTT ATCACAACAGGATCCATGCCACTGATGTCCTTCATGCTGTTTGGTATCTGTCAACCCAGTCTATACCAGGCCTCCCAACTGTGATTAATGACCACGGGTCAGCAAGTGATTCAG ATTCTGATAGTGGGATCACTCACGGCCACATGggatatgtattgtcgaaaacGTATGCACCAGCGGATGACACATATGGCTGCTTGGCTGGCAACATCCCTGCCCTTGAACTGATGGCTCTTTATGTAGCTGCCACCATGCATGATTATGATCATCCAGGAAGAACCAATGCCTTTTTGGTTGCAACCAGCGCTCctcag GCTGTATTATATAATGACCGCTCTGTTCTGGAGAACCATCATGCAGCTGCAGCATGGAACCTCTTCATGTCCAGGTCAGAATATAACTTCTTAGTCAACCTCGATCATGTGGAATTCAAGCACTTTCGCTTCCTAGTTATTGAGGCAATATTGGCCACTGATCTGAAGAAGCACTTTGACTTTGTTGCCAAATTCAATTCCAAG GTGAATGATGATGTTGGCATTGACTGGACGAATGAGAACGACCGCTTGCTGGTTTGTCAAATGTGCATCAAACTGGCTGACATAAATGGCCCAGCAAAACATAAAGACTTGCATCTACGGTGGACAGAAGGCATTGTTAACGAATTTTATGAACAG GGTGATGAAGAAGCCAGCTTAGGCCTCCCGATCAGCCCATTCATGGATCGTTCTGCTCCTCAGTTGGCAAACCTACAGGAATCCTTCATCACTCACATTGTGGGGCCGCTGTGCAATTCCTACGACTCAGCAGGACTGATGCCAGGGAAATGGGTTGAAGACAATGATGATTTGGGAGATACAGATGAACCAGACGAGGAAGATTCAGCAGATATGGACACCTGTGAAAATCCAGAGTcaa ggaagaagaggaggaaaatctTCTGCCAGATAACTCAGCACCTGCTTGAGAACCATCAGATGTGGAAGAAAGTcacagaggaagaagaaaggaaagccggGATAGAAAAGCAAGCTCTGGAGCAACCAGCAACGTTGCACCCATCCTCTGAACAAATTGAGGCaattaaagaggaggaggaagacaacaAAGGGAAGATGAAGTCGGAAGAGGACAGCACAATTCCAGAAACAAACCAGTGA